The segment attcttctggtTAGTGTGGAAACCTTGAGTCTCTGGGAGCAAGGTGGTGTCCCATGCCCTGGCACAAACGTTCCTGTCCTGGGGGATGattctctgagtcatgcagaggAAAAGAAGCGTTCTGATGTAAAAGACAACAGGAAGGCGTTCAGCACGCCGTGTGCCAGCAggacacctgcagagctgccgcAGGGTGGAAGTGAGCCACAGGCTGCATGGGGAGTGCTGAGAAAACTGCACGGCTGCACAAATCTGACGCCAGAGCAGGGCTCTATTTTTGGTCTCCTCTCTGCGTTTCTGACACCTGTAGGGACGCGTGAAGCGCACAGGAGACTTGTGCAGCACCTCCCGGAGCGGAGGAGCCGCCGCAGGGCATGGGAGCGCAGCGGAGCGTTCTTGCTTAGCCAACAGGACTAATTATAACCCAGGAATATGAACTGTAAATGTGCTGAAGCTGCCAAGACGGGAGCTGGGAGTGTGCCAGCGCTTGAATGAGGACACACCATCCTGTCAGGACTCTCCGGGAGCGGCAGGCAGCGCCGAGGTACGCACGGAGCCCCGCACAAGGAGATGGACACGCACACGGGGGTACGGCAGGAGGACGGTAGGCGttcagctgctgctttgggatggGCAGGGGTCCATCAGTCACTCTGCTTTGCAAATAGGTGATCTCTGTGCACTGACACACTTAAGAAAAGCTTAGCTTTGATGTGGTCTCATTAACAtgcaacaaaccccaaaaatccacagtTAATGTGAAGTGCTGGCAAAAGCTTTGACTTGTGCTTGTCTTTATGGTTGTGTGAACCACTGTCCCTCCAGGTGGTGggcatgaggtgaaaaatgataATTGAGGCAGATAATGAATTGTATTAAAACCACCTAGGACAAACTGGAATAATGTAAGACATTCTGCAGAAATGTATCATATAGACTACTTAAAACAAAGGGGCACACATTGCATGCTTTGAAAGATAAATcgcagaaattttaaaaatctgcttGAAGTGAGACATGATGAAATGTTAGAAAACCACAAAAGTGAAAGAAATAGATGTGATAATTACGTAATTGTGGGACTAATAAGAAATGCCTATGAAGGAGGAAATGCCTCTGAAGCTTATGCTGGTTTGCTGTGAAAGCTTTACTGGGGGTTCAGAAAGACTGAATTGATGAAATTATACTGTTTAACTTCTGTTAAGATGTAAACTTCAGAAAAACAACAAAAGTTTCTTTAAATGAACATGTTGTGATATTATTTTAATGATCTGGGGTATGAAAAATTTGATAGCAAAGGCTAGTCTATAACCCAAGGCTTGCTTTGAACaaagatacattaaaaaaaaaaagaagtcagtaACTACTAAAAGTTGGGCTGTCTCACGGTACTTAGAATCAGTGAGTTTCCTGGTTGTGTCTCCAGTTCATGATTGCTATGTTAACACTTTTATACATTCTGGGAAGCTCTAGGCTCTGATGCATGGTTTTCTTGCTGGTATGCAAggctcttcttttctcttttaagGGCTATTTGGAATTGTAGAAGGCTCTTTGCTTTGAGCTTTTCCCTAAGTAGAGTAACCATATCATATGTAAGGCCTCAGTTTGTTAATGTTAGCAGATCAATCTGTTCAAAGCTGATTTCTTACAGAACAGTAAAATTTCATTACTTAAATTACTTATAAAAATAATTCATAAGTAATGGTTACTTATAGTTATGAATGGTTCATAAGTACTCTCTGTAAATATGCAGTGTTCTTAACCCTGATTTCTGATGTGAACATAGTAATTTTAAATTGATGCTCCTCTTCTCTACAGGAATGTTTAAGAATGTAACAGGTTTGTTTTAGTCTTAGGAACTGCCTATTGCTCAATAACTGTTACAAAATTttgatatattttaatataaatttaaatattaatCTCTTTGCAGGTATATTTATCAGATGCATTCTGTGATCTCTACCAGTGACCCTGCACAAGCATTTCCTTTCTAAGCTCACTCTAGGAACTGCACTTGTCCTTGTACTGCTCAAACTCCCAGAGAATTACACTCAACAAGACCTTTTTACCTACTGAGAAATATAATGACTGAGTTCCTGGTTTGTTTTAACTGGTGCAATGGTGAACAGCCCCCACCGGTAGGTAGATGCACAACTGCCATCCTTTATTGGATTTGAAATTTTGTCTTCCAGTTACAAACAGTGGGAAACACTTTCATTACTGTTGTTTTGATTAGTTTGGGCAAAGTAATGCAAAAGCTAAAACCAGACCTGTTAAGCTATGTTTGAACTGTGTTCTCTGCCAGAAACTTAGACAGTGTGACTGTTTGCTGTTCTCAGGCCCTGACTTTCCAGCAGTAAAGAAAGCTTTTGCTAGAATTCAATTAGCAGGAATAAAAGTGACTTTCATAGTGTCCTACTGTGAACAGTCTGACACTTCAGCCTGCTTGCCATGAGGTGTCATTTGGGGTCAGTTTTGGCTATCTATTTTTATCTTGGCTACTTGTTTCTGGCTGAAAGCTGCTGATGTTTTCTGAATAGAGCCCTaagatattttattttctcataGAAGAGGCGCCGGAGACTGGACCGGAATATGATAGGAGAGCCCATGAACTTTGTGCACACCGCGCACGTCGGGGCTGGGGAGATGAGCAGTGACTATTCCTCAGTAAGTGTGCACCCCTGGGGGGGGAGAGGCACACCTCTCCCCTCAGTAACCTGCAGAGCAGGTAGCTAATAAAATACTAGGTAATTATAACACAGAGAAAaatcttgaggtttttttttttttattaatacaGTAGCATCAGAACAGAACTGTCTTTTGCTTTGTAAATATGAGATACTGTGGGAGATACACTGAGAATGAAATGCTCATTTCCTCAGTATCTTTACACGCTATAAGAACCTTTTGGATGCAGATTCTATTGATGCACTTGATGCTAGAACCAAATCACCttgaaatcaaagctgtggagGGTGAGGGATGTAAGAATAAGTGGATTTTGTATAGCAAAATGGATCCCAAAACTGCCTTAAAATAGTATTTAACAGTCCTGTCTTTAGTTATTATTTCTCCCTACTGTTGGGACTCAGCACTGCAAACATATGGCCCACCTGCCCTTTCAAATTGATGCCTTTAATAATTGCTCTGGCAACCAGAATTTATAAGATGTCTTCtaataggcttttttttttcctaggctgTGTCAATTCAGGACCACATGAAGTCTAAAGGAGGCTACACAAATGGCACTTCTGCAACTGTTGAAATATAGAaaactgagagaaggctgaaatcTGCTGTCTTATGAGGACCCCTTGGACTGTGCTTTCATATTCTCTAAAACCTTGTTGTCATGGAGTAGGGAGAGCACCTGAATTAAAAATAGGTCAGTAAAAGCTTTGGTGTTCTTTGCACAGCATCATCTGAAGGATTTATTGTAAATTATCCTTAAAATGGTCTTTCATGGTAGTGTTGTAGTCACAACTGTAATTTGTCACTGTGGATGCCTTCCTAGCTCTGTCCCAAAAGCTTCTCAAAGCTTTCATATCAGTTGGAGGTCAGTATGAATTGTCGGGGATTTTGGCATCTTTTTCTcctctcaggaaatgcagaggatgTTTAATTCAAAGGTGTTGCATGATTTCTCTTCTTACATGAGCTAAACTGAGTTGCTAAGTATGACCTTGTAGCTGTCAGATAACTTTGGATCTGTTTTTTTGATGCTTTACAACCTAATGCATAAATCTTTGGTATTTTTAATGCCTTTTGATAGTGAATGAACTCTAATGTAGGATAGTTAGCTGAGTCTGCAAAACACAGTGAAACTTCTGCCTTGCCGAGATAACACTTTTGTATCTAAAAATGAAACTTTTGCTAACATTCTGACTCTCAGATGAGACTGAGAGCAAGAGCTGTGTCCCTCAGTGACTGGGCTGTCTCCCATCCATGCACACACACTGCTGTGACTGGCAGCTGTTACTGCAACACAGCTAATTGTACCTGCCAGTTAACTTCCAGTGGTGCTACCATGTGCTCACAAGTGTGTGTTAGTTGTGCTTGACTACCATTGAATTTTAAACTAAACACATTTAAGATCCCTTTCTATGTTACCTCTCTGTAACAGTAACCACACAAGGCTTCAAGGGGTATCTTGCTTGTCTTTCTGGCTCCTTAATTTCAAGATTGTCTGTTTTATATGAAATTAATCTTTTCTTGCGTGTGGTGTAAGTTATACGGCCATGTGAAGGACACACATTTAAAGAAACTTGTGAAAAGTTGCAGGAGAGTATAAATGGGAACAGCATTTTGCAGAGTTCCAGCACttcataaatatttaaataaatatccATAAATATTTAGACATACTCAAACTACAGTTTATTACTTAGTTCTTATTCATCTTTCTATTAAGTGACATGACAAAACTGCTGAAGCAGAACTGGGTTTTTCTCTTACCCAATCACTGACAATTGTTCCCCAGCTCAAAATTCTGTATGACTGCCATTGTAGAAACAGGAAATCTGCTTGCTCTCATGGGATTAACTAATTATAAGTGTTTAAATTGCTGCCATATCAGCACAAGTTATGCTGGAAGTCAGCAAACTCTGCCCTTGCTCTCGGCAGAAGATCAGTTACAAACttttctccattaaaaaaaatattatatattatagcaAATCTTTTAACTTGTATGATTCTGTTTATAGTTGTGATACTTCTTAAATCTAGGCTGCTAGCTTTCCTGAATTGTTAGGCTGCCTTTTCTGAGTATATTTGGGAACATAAAACATGAATGGTAGCTCTGTGTTTCTGAATAAGTTCAAAAAAacagcttttcccctcccccctaTTTTATCTTTTAGTTCCAAAAAGGAAGAGGGAGTATTGCTTTCTGTAACAGTCAACAGCTGATCATAGCAT is part of the Melospiza melodia melodia isolate bMelMel2 chromosome 15, bMelMel2.pri, whole genome shotgun sequence genome and harbors:
- the LOC134425270 gene encoding CDC42 small effector protein 2-B-like — its product is MTEFLVCFNWCNGEQPPPKRRRRLDRNMIGEPMNFVHTAHVGAGEMSSDYSSAVSIQDHMKSKGGYTNGTSATVEI